CGCACGGCTCGATCACCGTGGACCGGGTCGAGGGCGCGGCCGAGATCACGACCAGCTCCGGAAGCCTGCGCGTCGGCCTCGTCGACGGCCCCGCCGTCCTGAAGAACTCGCACGGCAGCACGACCATCGGGGCTGCGACCGGCGAATTGCGGGTGAGCGGCGCCAACGGTGACATCGAGATCCGGCGCGCGGAGGACTCGGTCACCGCCACCACCGCGCACGGCACCCTGCGTGTGGGTGAAGTGGCACGCGGCACCGTCCAGTTGGAGACCTCCTACGGCGCCATCGAGGTCGGCGTCCGCGAGGGCACGGCCGCCTGGCTCGACGTCAGCTCGGGCTCCGGTCAGGTACGCAACACGCTCACCGCGTCAGAGGCGCCGGAGTCCTCCGAGGACACCGTCAAGGTCCGCGCCCGTACCCGGCACGGCAACATCGACGTCCGCCGCGCCAAGGCCTGACCCCAGAACAACCGGAAAACCCCGAAGAACCAGTCCCGATCACCCGCTCCTCCCCCACCACTTCAGCCTTCGATCGGAGGGCCCCATGCCTTCGTTTGTCATGCCCACATCCACTCGCGATGAGGGCGGCCCGTCGCCGGTCGCCGTCTCCGCCGTCGGTCTGCGCAAGTCCTACGGCGACAAAGTCGTGCTCGATGGCGTCGACCTGCGCATTCCGGCCGGGTCCGTGTTCGCGCTGCTCGGCCCGAACGGCGCCGGCAAGACCACCGTCGTGAAGATCCTGTCCACGCTGATCGCCGTCGACGACGGGCGGGCCCAGGTCGCGGGACACGACCTCGCCACGTCGCCGGAGGGGGTCCGTGCCGCGATCGGTGTCACGGGCCAGTTCTCCGCGGTCGACGGCCTGATCACCGGCGAGGAGAACATGCTCCTCATGGCGGACCTCCACCACCTCTCCCGCAGCGAGGGCCGCCGGGTCACCACCGAACTCCTCGAACGCTTCGACCTCGTCGAAGCCGCCAAGAAGCCCGCCTCCACCTACTCCGGCGGCATGAAGCGCCGACTCGACATCGCCATGACCCTCGTCGGCAGCCCGCGAATCATCTTCCTCGACGAGCCGACCACCGGCCTCGACCCCCGCTCCCGCCACAACATGTGGCAGATCATCCGCGAGCTGGTCACCACCGGCGTCACCGTCTTCCTCACCACCCAGTACCTCGAAGAAGCCGACGAACTCGCCGACCGCATCGCCGTCCTCAACAACGGCAAGATCGCCGCCCAGGGCACCGCCGACGAACTCAAGCGCCTCATCCCCGGCGGCCACATCCGCCTCCGCTTCACCCACCCGGCCGACTACCGCAACGCCACCCACACCCTGCACGACGCCTCCCGCAACGACGAAGCCCTCACCCTCCAAATCCCCAGCGACGGCAGCCAGCGCGACCTGCGCACCATCCTCGACCGGCTCGACACCACCGGCATCGAAGCCGACGAACTCACCGTCCACACCCCCGACCTCGACGACGTGTTCTTCGCCCTCACCGGCACCACCACCGTCCCCACCCAGAACAACCAGCCCAAGGAGGCTGCCCGATGAGCTCCCTCTCCCTGGCCGTCCGTGACGCGTCCACGATGCTGCGGCGGAATCTGCTGCACGCGCGCCGCTACCCGTCCCTGACACTGAATCTGCTGCTCACGCCGGTCATGCTGCTGCTGCTCTTCGTCTACATCTTCGGCGACGTGATGAGCGCCGGTATCGGGGAAAGCGGGGCGGACCGGTCCGATTACCTCGCTTATCTCGTCCCGGGCATCCTGATGCTGACCATCGGCGGCACCACGATCGGCAGCGCGGTATCCGTCTCCACGGACATGAACGAGGGCATCATCGCCCGCTTCCGCACGATGGCGATCCACCGCGGGTCGGTGCTCATCGGACACGTCGTCGGCAGCGTGCTGCAGTGCGTGATGAGCGTGATCCTGGTCGGGGCCGTGGCGGTGGCCATCGGGTTCCGCGCCACCGCTGCCACCGCCCTGGAGTGGGTCCTGGCGGTGGGACTGCTGGCGCTCGTCTCGCTGGCGCTCACCTGGATCGCCGTCGGGATGGGCCTGACCAGCCCGAACGCCGAGGCAGCGAGCAACAACGCCCTGCCGCTGATGGTCCTGCCGCTCCTCTCCAGCGCCTTCGTTCCGGTCGAAGCGATGCCGGGCTGGTTCCAGCCGATCGCCGAGTACCAGCCCTTCACCCCGGCCATCGAAACCCTCCGGGGCCTGCTGCTCGGCAGCGAGATCGGCCACAACGGCTGGCTCGCCGCCGCCTGGTGCCTGGGTCTCGCCCTGCTCGGCTACCTCTGGTCCAAGTCGCTGTTCAACCGCGACCC
This genomic window from Streptomyces sp. NBC_01351 contains:
- a CDS encoding DUF4097 family beta strand repeat-containing protein; protein product: MPSFDTPEPISVTARVEAGAIQFTAGERLDTVVEVRPRDPKRDLDVRAADQTEVTYASGVLTVRTPKSNLFGLGRTGTVDVTVELPAGSRIDMTGAWAQVLGEGRLGEVHVKTSSGDVRLDTTGPLNLTASHGSITVDRVEGAAEITTSSGSLRVGLVDGPAVLKNSHGSTTIGAATGELRVSGANGDIEIRRAEDSVTATTAHGTLRVGEVARGTVQLETSYGAIEVGVREGTAAWLDVSSGSGQVRNTLTASEAPESSEDTVKVRARTRHGNIDVRRAKA
- a CDS encoding ATP-binding cassette domain-containing protein; the encoded protein is MPSFVMPTSTRDEGGPSPVAVSAVGLRKSYGDKVVLDGVDLRIPAGSVFALLGPNGAGKTTVVKILSTLIAVDDGRAQVAGHDLATSPEGVRAAIGVTGQFSAVDGLITGEENMLLMADLHHLSRSEGRRVTTELLERFDLVEAAKKPASTYSGGMKRRLDIAMTLVGSPRIIFLDEPTTGLDPRSRHNMWQIIRELVTTGVTVFLTTQYLEEADELADRIAVLNNGKIAAQGTADELKRLIPGGHIRLRFTHPADYRNATHTLHDASRNDEALTLQIPSDGSQRDLRTILDRLDTTGIEADELTVHTPDLDDVFFALTGTTTVPTQNNQPKEAAR
- a CDS encoding ABC transporter permease; protein product: MSSLSLAVRDASTMLRRNLLHARRYPSLTLNLLLTPVMLLLLFVYIFGDVMSAGIGESGADRSDYLAYLVPGILMLTIGGTTIGSAVSVSTDMNEGIIARFRTMAIHRGSVLIGHVVGSVLQCVMSVILVGAVAVAIGFRATAATALEWVLAVGLLALVSLALTWIAVGMGLTSPNAEAASNNALPLMVLPLLSSAFVPVEAMPGWFQPIAEYQPFTPAIETLRGLLLGSEIGHNGWLAAAWCLGLALLGYLWSKSLFNRDPK